TAGAGTATCGTAAATCTCTTTCCTTCGTCGGGCCTACCACTCTTCGGGTGTACGGCATCCTGGCGCCGGATACCCCGCTCCTATCCTGGGACCAAAAGAAGAAATCCTGTAACTGGAGTTCAGAGTTATCTAACGAAATCGATAGTTTGAGTAAGTTACTGTATACCTTGGAGCATTCGAAAACTGATCGAACCAAGATAGAAAAGTCCTTAAAAGTACCGGAGAATCTTCTGACCCTTGAAGCGATCTTAGTAGCGGGGAGTTCGAAAGAGGTTTCTACAAGCCCGAACAAAAAGGAATTTCAGACTCTACGGGGAATTCTGAGAAGCACCAAGGTTTTGACCTTTGAGGAGTTTATCGCAATTCAAAAGCGGGAGAATAACAGCGGTTAGGCATAAAGTAGTCCAAAATTTTACCTGCAAAGATTTCTCTGTAAACCTAACAACCACTCACATTTAGAAATAATATCCAGGACCGACTATATTCCTCATCAGTCTACCGTACTAACCCCGCTTAGTCTTCGAGCAGATTTGACCTAAATCTCACTACCCATTACTAGGATTTCATTTTTTAAATTTAATCGCGGAATTGCGCTTCAAAGATTGATTTTGAATCAATCAATAATAATTGATCCCCTGTTCCAAGGAACCAAGTTTTTCAAGAACTGTTGCTGCCCTATTTGGAATGAAATATCTACAAATTAACGGGACAATGCTAAAAATTCTTCTTCACGTCTTTCGATATAGATTCAATAAATGCAATTACTAGGGCAAGCGATGTCGGCATTGAATTTTCGAAAAGCGATTTTATGGGTACCTCTTTTCTTCTTTTTTTTATCCCTCTTTCCTCCAATTATTTATCTATTGAACGGAAACACGTATTGTGAAACACCTCCTATAAATCTATGGCAAGAGGGAAACTCCTACTCCGTTCAAGGACAGAATTTTGGAGCCTGTTTTGCGAAAGGTAAAGATAAGAAATTCACATTTTTCGTAACAGGCTTTACGAAAAATCCCATAACCTTAACGGCTTTTGAAGGAAGCAATCACCTTGGAAAGTGGCAAATAACGGCAACCCCAACTAAAATCGAGTTCGCTTCCGAAAGAAGTATAGCCAATCTCAAGTTTTCACTGAAAGAGCCCTTAGCGGAAAGCGAAGTAATTTTTGTAGACCAGAAAAAGTCCTCCGAATCTAAGCTTTTTTATTCCATCATACTTCTTATATTTGTATCTTCATTGATCGCTGTTTTAGTCGCAGTTCGCTCATTTTCAAGAGACAAATTCCTTTCTTTCACTAACCTTTCCCTATTCATATTTTCCTTATATTTTCTTGCACTCAGCCAACTTCGGCAGCAAATGACCGGTGATGAGCCGCAATATTTACTAATAGCAGAATCGATGTTAGAAGATCACGACCTTGATTTGAGAAACCAATATCAAAACATTCATAACACTCTTCTTTTCAGAAACTTCGACCATCATACGGTAGTTTTAAAAGACGGTGCAGAACCTCCGATCCACTATCCTCTCCTATCTGCAGTTCTATTACCGGCAGTTTTAAACCAACATGGAACTATTTTACCGATCCCTTGGTTAGTCGCAAAAATAAGTATGATTTTTCTGA
The sequence above is a segment of the Leptospira fletcheri genome. Coding sequences within it:
- a CDS encoding Shedu anti-phage system protein SduA domain-containing protein, with protein sequence MFKHRISKIPPSETGKIESILSKEANFSDLNELDQKSILRLFKKSQGDVSDEVWKIVRNIQSGRIESIIKELEIGISAEEPKSQKKSYWKDLILELVDMIPLEYRKSLSFVGPTTLRVYGILAPDTPLLSWDQKKKSCNWSSELSNEIDSLSKLLYTLEHSKTDRTKIEKSLKVPENLLTLEAILVAGSSKEVSTSPNKKEFQTLRGILRSTKVLTFEEFIAIQKRENNSG